The DNA window AGAGATAGTTTGGTTAAAAGAGAGATAATATGATACagtggaattcgcccagtcttaaaatCGCCCACTGATAACAAGTGCACAattggcaaaaataaaacgtGGCGAATATTTCACTGTATACagttaaacatgtacatataatatgcttaatatatatatcagtTGTATGCTCTAACTGatacaaaaattgttttctaaatattttgatCATGATATTTACTGAGTCCTGCCATGTTTTATGACTTATGTATTCACCTAAAATGTTGAATGTTAGATTGAAGAATTGATGATGTACATGCATTTGATTATGAAGTAATAACTACTTAAGGCTAAAAATGAACTAATGTAAATTTTAGGAATATGTCAGGCAAattcgtttttttttctattcagaATGCGTTCATTCAAAAGCTGGATGGGAATACATCGGAAATTGCCGCACTACAAAATATGGACTAGAGTGCCAACGATGGGACCAACAGAACCCTCACACCCATACTTACCAAAGCTTGGGTAACCAGAAGAACTTCTGTAGAAATCTAGCCAATGATAAAGAGGAGGAGGCTGGTCCCTGGTGTTTCACCGTGGACCCCGGCACACGTTGGCAGTCGTGTGGTATTCCTCTCTGCTGTAAGTTTATGCTGGGGTATTTATGCAATTGCGTAAATCCCAGTAGCAGTGTCCTACTTACTCATATTATGACTATTAACGTTTAGTTCTGGCCATACATGCAGTGTCGTTGGGGAATGAACAAGTCTGATTTATCGTAGGTCTACACTTAAATATAGAGGTATAAGCTTCTCAtagcatattacatgtatatacgtgCTAACTGTTTCGGTACCATGGCGgttcatttttgcatttttgtgagaataaattacagtaaaacacggttatagcgaacacgcttataatgaattaacggttacagcgaagtgaatttcattccccaagactCTTTTACATATTGgtaacttgacggatataacgaattacgcttataacgaagaaAAATTGTCCGttcctgggacttcgttataagcgtgttttactgtataatgCTCTGCACATAGtgggaaaataaaattgtaatataCTTTACCAATTCTTACCAGATCCTTTCTTAGATTTTCCCTGCAGGAAAAATAAGTATCGATCCATCATTGTTCTAtcttatctatctatctgttgGTTTTTCAGTTGATCGATCTatgaatttttgataatttctttGCCATTTTTATTCAGATGATTTTTCAAGAAGCTGCAAGAAAACGGCAAACGGAGTGGATTACTATGGGAGAACCAATGTGACCAAATCAGGGAGTCCCTGCAATTACTGGGCGGATACCTCCCAACAAAACCACACCTACACGTTTCTGGACGACCAGTTCAACTACTGTAGAAACCCATTTGGTGAATACAGTGACCCATGGTGTTATTCCGGTACATCCTGAGATTACTGTGACATACCGATGTGTAATTGATAACACGTTACTTGTtatttgtaccatttaaaacatagtttattaattttacaaaatattacaataaaagGAAGAACTTTATGGGAGAGTTTTCTTCATAATATCATATAAAGTTTAATTTACGTTAGTATGtgtcatttattcatttaattgagAGTTCAAATTTGGCTTTAATTGatcttgatttttaattgttatttggtttctttttGATGCGAAAtttgtagataaaaaaaattaaaatgttaaaagttcgacccagagatgactaaatatgtactttttcaaaaaaatattctgcCATGATAATAAACAAAGACCATAGATATGACAAAGTTGTTTTAAATGCTACGTTAAACCACGAGTTATAATAAAGCCTTGCATGGCTCACTGGTTCCGCCCTGCACTACTGAATATAGACACGTattgttttgggttcaaatcctgctggtaatttaattattgtttttaatttactatTTTGTGTTTCAATGTATGTTGATAACcgtattaaaaaattatatatattcattaacacgtcctttttaattattgttgtcTTTCATTGACCTTTTAAgaaagtatgtaaaaaattgatagtCGGATTGGACATGTATTTCAACTTTCGAGATAATAAAGCGTACTATTTGAGTAAGCAATTTTTAGTCGGGTCTGAAAAAATAGCCCTAGAAATACGTTTTAACGGCAAGTAATTATTATTTGGTTCAGcatggatttttaaaatcataatttagGTATGCTGAGCCTGAAAAATATGCTGACCCTCATGAAAATGGCGTTAAAGAGGTAaaaatggcgattcaaaatGGCAGACAGTCAATCTTCAAATTTTTTCTTAAAGTCTCTTCAAtggtgaaaaaaataatgacgcATGTATACTAATGAATTGGTCCAGCATAGTATTTCATCATATTCTATGTGTGCTGAGTGGTGAGTGTTGGCCTTCCACAAATGAGGTTAATTAGGTCAAATGGTGATTTAAAATGGCGGAtaacaaaattttgtaaattcTTCTCTAAAATGGACAAAATGCGTGAGACAAGCAATGAATAATCGGTCCAGCAAAGTTTTTAATCATAACTTAGGTGTGGATAGTCAAGAATAATATGCTATCTTTGAGAAAATTGCGTAAATTTTCCCCCAAACAATGGCGATTCATAACAGTGAACATCCAGGGGGGTTTTCCCCCAAAAGTTTCTTGAATAGAGAAAAAGCGAGAAACAAACGATTATAAATATGTTCCTCAAATTTTGAAACCATAAATAAGACGCGCTAAGTCTAAAGAATCATGTTGGTCTCCACTAAAATGATGCTTTTTATGTCAAAATGGCGGACAGTcagaaatcatatttttttcttaaactttctAAAAAGGGAAAAAGCATgagataaaaaaattacataaggTCCAACAAAGTTTGTCGATATAACTAAGGCATGCTGAGTTTTAAGAAATATGCTGGCTACAACAAAAACCGATAAATGAGGCAAAATGACGTATTAACACATTCTATTTAAGTTtttcaataagaaaaaaatccattaaaacaaatatagtCCGGTCCAtcaattttttcattcataCTAAGAGTATACTGAGTTTGAAGATATATGCTGGCTTTTACAAAATGGCGTTATTTAGGTAAAAAGGCGTTTCAAAATGGCCAACAGCCAGATTtcatatttctcttttaaagCCGTTTAGAGGGATAAAATGCGTAAGTTTTACATTATACAAATATGCTCATGTCAAATTAGATCTAAACGCTTTAACGAATAAAAACACCACTTCCACTTTAtactaaaaattgttaattttccCCGTTTGGTCTTATTAAGGCGTatatcttaattaataaaacattctTTGTTCATGCTTTTAGTATCCGACTTATTCCTAAACCTTTCTGAATTTTTTATAACACTTTATGTATCGATTTCTTCGACCTGCCTCTAAAATAGTTACGAAGATATAGCACACTCTGCAAGTTCGTGTGAAATACGACAATGCTTACAAAGTTTTAGAGAGGAGAAATATTTATGCACTATAATATTGGTTTTTAAGGCTTCAATATAAAGACATCAATATCATAAGCTTATATGATAACAAAGCTAGAATCGGATACTTGTGTACGACATAAAGAACtattctagtacatgtatacatctatCTCTTCTTCTAGcaaataaatctaaataatatacatgcctgtccacttctcaaaagagaatagaaaGACATGTTTTCGtatgaaatgtgtatgcagGTGTATTTTAGTCAGTTTTTACACATCTTGGTACCTTGCATACgtgaaaaaatattgtatgttattcctagaatattttgtttgtgtCAATAATGCCTTCAGTCATTTCCACACAGAATTTCCTCGACACGTACATAtagttttgatacatgtatctctttTAAACTGTTAACTTTAAGTCTTATTTTAACATCTATTAACGATGAGAGTGTTTATGGATCAAAGGTCtgcatttgttatgtaaatataatattatacaattgagggtatatgagagagagagagagagagagagagctatatatatatatatatatatatatatatatatatatatatatatatatatatatatatatatatatatatatatatatatataatgaaaagtCTATTATAGTTATATGTCATTTCCCACTCAATGAGTATACGAACTATTTGTTAAGTCTAGAAAAATCATCAAACACAATACGTAATGTACGAAAACTACGGAAGGAAAAACATTAAAACTTAACAACAGATGACGATATTTTAgagaaatgtgttatttttaaGAGAATCTATACGATACAGAAAATGTATGCGactttgatattgaaaattatctAGAATCTAGTAATATTAAATCTCTTTCGACTACACGTACAGACAATTaatgatatgaattttttgcATTAGTGTTAAACATGATGTAGCAGGACGCGAGGAGATTTTTTACGCTGCGGAATACCTAACACACTTTGCTTActaattcaaacaaaaatatgttgcCTCATATTAATTTCTTACTTTTTCATTGTATCATTATtcagaaaattatatttctatttGTATTTGCTATACGGGCACAGAATACTAATTTTCGATCATCAACCTATGTACGAGTTCCTGAAACCGACGACATGGAACCAACAGAGGGAATTCTACAAGACCGCGTGAGTGGCGTAAGTTTAGGAGGATGTGGCGTGTCGTGCTTGTCCAACGATCAGTGCTTTTCGTTTTTCCATAACCCAACACAAGAAAGGTGTATCTTATCATCAATCCTGTATAACTCGTCATTTCGTGTGACTTTGGGATTTTCGCAGTTTTTCACAAAAGGTATTAACATATAACTAAATTCaattttaccataaaaattcaattaatgGTAAAAAGTTTTGCATtaagtaattttgttttaatcgaATACTTTATATTGCTCTGGATtcctttaaaaacaatttgttatGATACTTTCATATTCtttaaatgttgataaaacacaaaaaaacatcaaacaaatttgtctcaaatttgattatattttattcCATTAGTTTGATAGAGCTGCATCAAATAAATACAAGTATCTCCCGCTTAAATGTTTCAGTTATTTACCTGACACAACTTAACTGCCATTTATTTGCATTAGGAAGACCCTTTTTCCTTCATGTATTTTTAActatataaatgataaataatgtaACCGTTAAACCGTCATTCTAATAAAAGCTTTACATCTTTACAAATGGAAAATGACAACGaccataattttatttttattcagaatGTATTCATTTAAAAGCTGGATGGGAATACATCGGAAATCGCCGCACTACAAAATATGGATTAGAGTACCAACGATGGGACCAGCAGAGCCCTCACACCCATACTTACCAAAGCCTGGGGAACCAGGAGAACTTCTGTAGAAATCTAGCCAAGGATAAAGAGGAGGAGGCTGGTCCCTGGTGTTACACCCTTGACCCAGACATCCGGTGGCAAACCTGTGGTATTCCTTTGTGCTATAAGTTATACTGTGGTATTCGTATTGCGTATGTCCAAGTAGCAGAACCAATTAGTATTATGACTATCTACATGTAGTTCTAGCATTTATGTAGTGCAGTTGAGGATTGAATAAGTTTTATGAATTGTAGGTCTATACACTTAATTTATAGGTATAAGCTTCTCATATCATATTAACTGTTTCGGTTCCATGGCggtttatattttgcatttttgtgAGTATAAATACTATTATGCACACGGtgggaaaataaaattgtaatgaaaaaatagattttacgAATTCTTACATGATATTTTCCTAAGGTTTGCCTAAAGGGGAAATAAGTATCGATCCTACTTACATTTATCTATCTATGTGTCGGTTTTGAAGTTAATCGAtctatcaattttttataatttacgcTGAAACTCTCATATCTTGCCATTCTTTTAGATGATTTTTCAAGAAACTGCAAGAAAAAGGCAAACGGAGTGGATTACTATGGGAAAACCAATGTGACCAAATCAGGGAGTCCCTGCAACTATTGGGCGGGTACCTCCCAACAAAGCCACACCTACACGTTTTTGAAGGACCAGTTCAACTACTGTAGAAACCCATTTGGTGATGACAAAAAGCCATGGTGTTATTCCGATTCAACCTGGGATTACTGTGACATACCGATGTGTAATTGATAACACGTGtaatttgttgtatttttctaacaggatgagtGAAATTTTCATAGATTAAATTTGCCCATTTTTCGAATTGTAATTGTTCTttagttgtttttgtttttttggatGCGTAATAAGTAGAGAAATTTTTAGAatgcaaaaaattgaattataataaGGGTTTTAGTATAGCAACACGacgcaattcatgcaaaatcctactagtttaaaactgtttttaaataattttgttgtcTCTAGGTCCTCTCTCCCagaatttgaaacgtgtaaagacAACTTATTTCAACATAAAAACTGCTGTTTCGTAAACAAAAAttgagagatgacccagagatgactaaatatgtactttttcaaaatacttttgGAGGATATAAAACAAAGTTCAGAGATATGAcaatgttgtttaaaattctACTTTTAACCTCATGTAAACAGATAGcaatgctatgaccttgaattgctagtattacataatggtcactgtgatatttatgtgtacctagatgctgcgcactgaatggtgttaatgataattgacagaatgaactctgtgactcttgtagcaatgcgtagtattcctaaatgatgttatgaaaccaggtgcgtaatacgggcataataatatccaaattgagagtttaacaacatgtgacatatttggcgattctgtgtctgcaacgatagctctagtacatgtattgtgtattcgatatattaacctttgtaaccttttatgccgtgtatgaatgaacgtattgtgagtaagtgatgcctcatactaggtgggggactccgagacccaggactcggagactcacatCCTGCAttcagactctttgattggcagttttgacggttttgttactttatttagaaataaaatattaatcttaattttgaacactaaatgttcactcatgatcgtcgtatatgggccgaactagtcaaaactgtccatcataagtaaaaccttatatatacccatatgaaatgagattgtggagactcttgatttgggctgctttagATTGTTGTAATcttaactatacgatcacgatTAATAAACTATTGTTCAAAGAAGTACTGGACTTCGAGTTGAGTATCATCGCCAGAAGAAAACAAAGTCTTAAGGCTTACATGAACTTTCTTGGTGCCAGTGACCAGGACTGAGCGAAGTTCAATATTGAATAAGGTAAGAACCATTTCTATATGTCGCTTATAGCTATCTCGAAGTAAACAACTTTGTCTAAGCAACCAATATGTCAACAGGTGATgggttttataaaaaaagaacttagaaatcaaatggagcaattagaaaaacaattcgcGGGGTTGGGTcagaacaaagaaaataaagggCAAGAAACAGGTCAAAATTCTTCAGAAAAAGAACAGatcaaacaaaatacttttgaaacatatcatgatgctaggccgtatgaaactcgtgaacctcgacaccgagtcccagatcaggatgatgataaagattttttcattggTCAAGTTAAAGCTATAACAGCCGCACTCTTAGTGCCCCTATCTTCAGTGATAACTCCTTTTGAGGGAgatgctcaaaaatttaaacagtggatAAAAGAAGTAGAAAAGTACAGTGTTATGTCTGGGAAACAAGGTCATGAGATCCCCATGCTTGCATACATAACGAGTAAGGGTTCAGTTGGGGATTATattaaaagatatttagatgaaacaaatgcgtctgaagaaatcccatcttggaacgatcttaaggaatcccttaaaagtagatttgcagaaataacagatccccaacacgcgttagcagtaatgcgtaagactcgacaaaattcaaatgaaagtgttcAGTTGTACGCCGAGAGACTATTGCAAATCGCGGAAGACGCCTACAGTAATGACAGACTAAAAGATCCTTTGATATAACAACAGTTAGTAGATATCTTTGGTGACGGGTTGACATTCGACTAcctcagaatgaaaattttgcgagaaaaccCTAAAGATTTAGAATCCGCAATTCAAATAGCAATGCGAGAACAAAATCTGAGACAGAGACTAGCGATAAGAGggtcaaatatgacagaaattgtacagagtaatgacaacagacgtactctttcaaattttgatactacTCTTCCCTTATTAAAGGATAGAGCAGATAATCTTACCTCAGTAGAAACAAGGATTGTAGAACTAATGGAAATTGACCATGCGCGTAATAGtaggtgttttaaatgcaaacagGCGGGTCATAGGGCTCGATTTTGTACTCAAAATAAACCCCAAGTCAGGTCCCGTCCTCAAATAATGAAACGACCCAGTCAAAACAAACCCGTCCATAATATAGAGCAGAAACCCCGTTCGCCTGTGGAATGTTGGAATTGTGGTAAAGTAGTTCATGTGCGTGCAGATTGTTGGGGCTCGCATATGTATCAAAGAGCGCAGCAAAATCGGGGCAGACCATCAAATCGTCAAGGCCGAACATATAAATTTAGCGACCAAATAAAtaagggaccatctcaaaatttcaaacctcgctcttattttgacaaacaaaaacaggaaaactaagatgttcttccttcgttgaagcccgaagaaagaactttaaacaaagacctacatatgaaattaattttactaacaaccccagtagctgtttattaaaagtaggtaaacataaatttagagctttggtagatacaggtgcagccgtatctctaattagtaagaaaatgtatgataatctatttccccgccccaagttgtttaataatgacatcccctctttacaagcagcaaatggcaattctttaattgcgattgggtatgtaaata is part of the Crassostrea angulata isolate pt1a10 chromosome 3, ASM2561291v2, whole genome shotgun sequence genome and encodes:
- the LOC128175225 gene encoding plasminogen-like; the protein is MKSVFNFLFLQCVVVHSILWICIVEMQNATFRSLTFVHFPEADDREPLSGILHDRGNGVSLEGCGVLCLSSAQCFSFFHNPIQERCILTSIINVMSFRQTAGFSQFITNKCVHSKAGWEYIGNCRTTKYGLECQRWDQQNPHTHTYQSLGNQKNFCRNLANDKEEEAGPWCFTVDPGTRWQSCGIPLCYDFSRSCKKTANGVDYYGRTNVTKSGSPCNYWADTSQQNHTYTFLDDQFNYCRNPFGEYSDPWCYSGTS
- the LOC128176070 gene encoding plasminogen-like; protein product: MLPHINFLLFHCIIIQKIIFLFVFAIRAQNTNFRSSTYVRVPETDDMEPTEGILQDRVSGVSLGGCGVSCLSNDQCFSFFHNPTQERCILSSILYNSSFRVTLGFSQFFTKECIHLKAGWEYIGNRRTTKYGLEYQRWDQQSPHTHTYQSLGNQENFCRNLAKDKEEEAGPWCYTLDPDIRWQTCGIPLCYKLYYDFSRNCKKKANGVDYYGKTNVTKSGSPCNYWAGTSQQSHTYTFLKDQFNYCRNPFGDDKKPWCYSDSTWDYCDIPMCN